In one Chitinophaga sancti genomic region, the following are encoded:
- a CDS encoding WG repeat-containing protein: MKYRLLAGCLLLLSGSISAQQKFEQGSRYVQGFARVVNHGQSFYIDSTGKIAFDTIYNNRSLDDSWEESEAGYLPQDILQVGLNGKQGVMTVQGKWVLRPEYDTIDTQSPQQWVVKKDNKVSLYTSKGFILPFRFEDSNQLDSLTFAVKDKGKWGVYNKEKDELIIPNTYEDIDYCYGCNAKGDYILAQKNGKWGVVSFKNEVLIPFEYDHEHMNMRSDEWVESFYKDDQKLSINLKTKKVEVDTCQCLPGDEQSGLDTEMGSFTGQRENGKWGLVNKDGKLILDHVYDDITYHANSALIGIVRNEKYGMADTTGKIVIPMVFDYWVEPLCGGALFTSEKNGKELIYDKTGKQILVQYSHFQEMAMEDGTKMLAIIQGKLYGFYNPATGKIVIPQYTSLSYYGDPNYLNIGVGDKYGYIDKEGNTVVPPIYDYVDLHAIPKNDQLAKINLKGKTGLFDVKQQKVLLPVIYDYISTYDDSTVLLVTKNGLSGICDFSGKMLAPVKYRDVVPFDSMYSLLKAKDSSNAEILNKRTHEIYKLPFDTAFVAAEGRLIMVWQHGKCFLYDIDKKQKVEGAYSKDGFPEYMGYFSNHRAIVVRNQKFGYIDEKGNYVVQPKYDYISNFHKGVAAVYECIDTAARIYRYGYIDSTGKEIVPVIYDVPQDIITKFTEEAFFGEDDSEVLVLMKNDGKKGLAGLNGRIIVPLNFDHISPEKHGRGYLVTVGDKFGILDMNGREIVKPIYERMMLDELEGYDGKVSFDFPVMMKAQDDNWTYIDERGEPIGVNVVDYVDFSTLDWGEPPVVDPPAAPAPPADEK, translated from the coding sequence ACTAGCTGGCTGTTTGCTCCTTCTCTCCGGAAGCATTTCCGCACAGCAGAAGTTTGAACAAGGCTCCCGTTATGTGCAGGGATTTGCAAGAGTCGTAAACCACGGACAATCATTTTATATCGATAGCACAGGTAAGATCGCTTTTGATACCATTTATAATAACAGAAGCCTTGACGACAGTTGGGAAGAAAGCGAAGCCGGCTACCTGCCGCAAGACATCCTGCAGGTAGGCCTGAATGGCAAGCAGGGCGTCATGACAGTACAGGGAAAATGGGTACTCCGCCCGGAATATGATACCATTGATACCCAATCCCCCCAACAGTGGGTTGTAAAAAAAGATAATAAAGTAAGCTTATATACCTCCAAAGGCTTTATTCTCCCATTCCGCTTTGAAGACAGTAATCAGCTGGACTCCCTCACCTTTGCTGTAAAAGACAAGGGGAAATGGGGCGTGTATAATAAGGAAAAGGATGAGCTGATCATACCCAATACGTATGAAGACATTGATTATTGTTATGGATGTAATGCCAAGGGCGATTATATCCTGGCACAGAAAAATGGTAAATGGGGTGTGGTCAGTTTTAAGAACGAAGTATTAATTCCCTTTGAATATGACCATGAGCATATGAATATGCGGAGCGATGAGTGGGTGGAATCCTTTTACAAGGACGACCAGAAGCTAAGCATTAACCTCAAAACAAAGAAAGTAGAGGTAGATACCTGTCAATGCCTGCCAGGTGACGAGCAGTCAGGTCTGGATACAGAAATGGGGTCTTTCACTGGTCAGCGTGAAAATGGTAAATGGGGCCTCGTCAATAAAGACGGCAAGTTAATCCTGGATCATGTTTATGACGATATTACCTATCACGCCAACAGCGCGCTGATAGGCATTGTCCGGAATGAGAAATATGGAATGGCAGATACCACAGGTAAGATCGTTATTCCCATGGTTTTTGATTACTGGGTTGAACCTCTTTGTGGAGGCGCCCTGTTTACATCAGAAAAAAACGGGAAGGAGTTGATCTATGACAAAACCGGTAAGCAGATCCTGGTACAATATAGCCACTTCCAGGAGATGGCGATGGAAGACGGTACAAAGATGCTCGCCATAATTCAGGGCAAGTTATACGGCTTCTATAACCCCGCCACAGGCAAAATTGTAATTCCCCAATATACCTCTCTCAGCTATTATGGTGATCCCAACTACCTGAATATCGGTGTAGGTGACAAGTATGGATATATTGATAAAGAAGGTAATACCGTTGTACCGCCAATCTATGATTATGTAGACCTGCATGCCATTCCAAAGAATGATCAGCTGGCGAAAATAAACCTGAAAGGCAAAACAGGTTTGTTCGATGTAAAACAGCAGAAAGTATTACTCCCCGTTATCTACGATTACATTTCTACCTACGACGACAGCACCGTGCTGTTGGTAACAAAGAACGGTTTAAGCGGTATCTGTGATTTTTCAGGTAAGATGCTGGCTCCTGTAAAATACAGAGATGTTGTGCCTTTTGATAGCATGTATTCTTTATTGAAAGCTAAGGATTCCAGCAATGCAGAGATACTGAATAAACGTACGCACGAAATATATAAACTGCCTTTTGATACTGCCTTTGTAGCCGCTGAAGGCCGCCTGATAATGGTTTGGCAGCATGGCAAATGTTTCCTGTACGACATAGATAAAAAGCAGAAAGTAGAAGGTGCGTATTCAAAAGACGGGTTCCCGGAATATATGGGTTACTTTTCCAATCATCGTGCAATAGTGGTCAGGAACCAGAAATTCGGTTACATAGATGAAAAGGGAAATTATGTTGTACAACCTAAGTATGATTATATCTCTAATTTCCACAAAGGGGTGGCTGCGGTATATGAATGCATTGATACGGCTGCCCGCATTTATCGTTATGGTTATATCGATTCCACCGGGAAAGAAATTGTGCCGGTTATTTATGATGTACCACAGGATATCATAACAAAATTTACAGAAGAAGCTTTCTTTGGAGAGGATGATTCAGAAGTGCTGGTACTCATGAAAAATGACGGCAAGAAAGGGCTGGCAGGGCTGAATGGGAGGATCATAGTGCCGCTGAACTTCGATCATATTTCTCCTGAAAAACATGGAAGAGGTTACCTGGTAACGGTGGGAGACAAATTCGGTATCCTGGATATGAATGGTCGTGAAATAGTGAAGCCGATCTATGAAAGAATGATGCTGGATGAATTAGAAGGATATGATGGCAAGGTATCCTTTGACTTCCCGGTGATGATGAAAGCCCAGGATGACAACTGGACTTATATAGATGAACGTGGAGAACCTATAGGTGTAAATGTCGTGGATTATGTAGACTTCAGTACACTGGATTGGGGAGAGCCGCCTGTTGTAGATCCTCCTGCAGCGCCGGCTCCACCCGCTGATGAAAAATAG
- a CDS encoding alginate export family protein — protein MKRAFLCILALLPLFSYAQDTIKKRPTPKFLPLNYEEDYHYLSDKQLRTGLWAKLKYIPIWKGGYITIGGEIRPRGEFREHFKYGKGNEDQGFDWQQRSRLWADIHILPNLRVFGEVQSGTTYELDYAPSLTDYNPGELHQAFAEYTLNLGKSSKMYFRAGRQEILFNKARLFDVRQPPNNRRSYDAGRINVKAGAWNFGVIGGEEVQDKAGYFNDPSNKNLKFGSAYVSRKLGKALPNSTVELLYIYVDKKSASNNLFNGTKNTLSARIGGVEGGWNYDVELVGQSGKNVAGQNIHAWYVATESWYTFKPKWKPFVGTRIDIASGDKDSTDNKSNSYDYLWSKAMSWVPDFGYTNIAAVGPIFGCKPTTKLSIDFTVQELWRTSKEDGIYGMSGALLRSASAGTSSVIGTRCVAKAEYQLNPFLMCGCYVNETFKGKYLEQAGNAQNMVYAHLYSVFRF, from the coding sequence ATGAAACGAGCCTTCTTGTGTATCCTCGCATTATTACCACTATTCTCCTATGCGCAGGATACCATTAAAAAACGGCCTACACCGAAATTCTTACCACTGAATTATGAAGAAGATTACCATTATCTTTCAGATAAACAGCTAAGAACTGGCTTATGGGCAAAACTGAAATACATTCCAATCTGGAAAGGCGGATACATTACTATCGGTGGCGAAATCCGGCCCAGAGGCGAATTCAGGGAACATTTCAAATATGGTAAAGGCAATGAAGACCAGGGCTTCGACTGGCAACAACGTTCCCGCTTATGGGCTGATATCCATATCTTACCAAACCTGCGTGTATTTGGTGAAGTACAATCAGGTACTACTTACGAACTGGATTATGCACCTTCTTTGACAGATTATAATCCCGGCGAACTCCACCAGGCATTTGCTGAATACACACTGAACTTAGGTAAGAGCAGCAAAATGTATTTCAGGGCTGGCCGACAGGAAATTCTCTTTAATAAAGCAAGACTCTTTGATGTAAGACAACCGCCAAACAACCGTCGTTCCTACGATGCAGGCCGTATCAATGTAAAAGCAGGTGCCTGGAATTTTGGTGTGATCGGTGGTGAGGAAGTACAGGATAAAGCTGGTTACTTCAATGACCCTTCCAATAAAAACCTGAAATTCGGGTCCGCATACGTATCCCGTAAATTAGGTAAAGCATTACCCAATTCTACCGTTGAATTGCTGTATATCTATGTTGACAAAAAGAGTGCGTCCAACAATTTATTCAATGGCACAAAGAATACGCTTTCCGCACGTATCGGTGGTGTAGAAGGTGGCTGGAACTACGATGTAGAGCTGGTGGGCCAGAGCGGCAAAAATGTAGCCGGTCAGAATATACATGCATGGTATGTTGCAACTGAAAGCTGGTATACATTTAAACCAAAATGGAAACCATTCGTAGGTACCCGTATTGATATCGCTTCAGGTGATAAAGACTCAACAGACAACAAGAGTAATAGCTATGACTATCTCTGGTCAAAAGCTATGAGCTGGGTGCCTGATTTTGGATATACCAACATTGCAGCTGTAGGCCCGATCTTTGGTTGTAAGCCAACAACAAAATTGAGTATTGACTTCACCGTACAGGAACTGTGGCGCACATCTAAGGAAGATGGTATCTATGGTATGTCAGGTGCATTACTCAGAAGTGCAAGTGCCGGCACCTCCAGTGTGATTGGTACACGTTGTGTAGCGAAAGCAGAATATCAGCTGAATCCGTTCCTGATGTGTGGTTGTTATGTGAACGAAACTTTCAAAGGAAAATACTTAGAGCAGGCGGGTAATGCCCAAAACATGGTCTATGCCCATCTCTACAGCGTTTTCAGATTCTAA